The following proteins are co-located in the Streptococcus downei MFe28 genome:
- a CDS encoding S-ribosylhomocysteine lyase: MSKDKDVVVESFELDHTAVKAPYVRLISEEFGPKGDVITNFDLRLIQPNQNSIDTAGLHTIEHLLAKLIRKRMDGLIDCSPFGCRTGFHMIFWGQQSATEIAKVVKDSLQEIADSISWEDVPGTTIESCGNYKDHSLHSAKEWAKLILAQGISNDAFQRHLV, translated from the coding sequence ATGTCCAAAGATAAAGATGTTGTTGTTGAAAGTTTTGAGCTTGACCATACAGCGGTCAAGGCTCCCTATGTCCGTCTCATCTCAGAAGAATTTGGTCCCAAAGGTGATGTCATTACCAACTTTGACCTTCGTCTCATCCAACCCAACCAAAATTCCATTGATACAGCCGGACTCCACACCATTGAGCACCTTCTGGCCAAGTTAATCCGCAAACGCATGGACGGACTCATTGACTGCTCGCCCTTTGGTTGCCGGACTGGTTTTCACATGATTTTCTGGGGCCAACAAAGCGCCACTGAAATTGCCAAGGTGGTCAAGGACAGTCTCCAAGAAATCGCCGATTCGATTAGCTGGGAAGATGTTCCTGGAACTACCATTGAATCCTGTGGTAACTACAAGGATCACAGCCTCCACTCAGCTAAGGAATGGGCAAAATTAATCCTGGCCCAAGGCATCTCCAACGACGCCTTCCAGCGCCACCTAGTTTAG